Proteins from one Gimesia maris genomic window:
- a CDS encoding PSD1 and planctomycete cytochrome C domain-containing protein yields the protein MNHFFYSMFWLLSLSSLILNPALLSAAEAISEKDKIDFLKQIKPLFQAKCYSCHGREVQEGGFRLDLKSRALEGGDSGKAITPGDSHKSELFHRISGTGDGDQMPPEGEGTPLSKDELALVKRWIEQGVDWPEDANSKTGLSGSDHWSFQPIKKVSLPEVKQKDWVINGIDTFILQKLEQEKVSPSEEADRSTLIRRVYLDLTGLPPTVEEWQKWNSDPTPDWYEKLVDHLLASPHYGERWARHWLDLARYADSDGYEKDRKRPHAWRWRTWVINALNQDLPFDQFSQQQIAGDLLPEPSLSELVATGFHRNTLINTEGGTDPEEDRVKRTVDRTNTLGSIWLGLTVECAQCHTHKYDPITQREYYRLYSFFNSLTEPDIGAPLPAEQSNFEKASQVYQIAHQPLVQAIQDYEQNQLASALNQWEKQNPEKKPVWTILNPETVQAKQNTTLKILPDRSILAEGENPGRAEIYTITFKTDLQNIKGIRLEALTDPSLPRQGPGRSATGDFELTMLTINTAPLESPESTSKVVLQKAQASFEMDGYKVDRVINNSPHTGWSIAPQEGKKQIATFEVKKPFGFEKGTLVTVSLQQSTTKKTYHNLGRFRISLSTADAPLPLTGMTDLVVETLNTPVEQRTAEQRQELLDYFRTIDPQLIKRKAQELAHRKKAPRDPAETTKAQVVDHLKVPRKTHLLVRGDFLNPADEVKANTPAVLPPIGTSSPDRLDLARWLFDPRQPLTARVTVNRIWSRYFGRGIVFTVNDFGTQGEPPSHPKLLDWLATQFRKNDWSLKQLHKLIVTSATYRQSSTNRPELEERDPYNTWLSHQNRLRVEAEIIRDQALTVSGLLKHKVGGPSVNPPQPEGIANLGYANSVKWTTSNGDDRYRRGLYTFFQRTVPYPMLMTFDSPDSNLSCTRRERSNTPLQALTIWNDPVFFECSQKLGTRIVESTQINKPSLDDRIHHAFELCLARQPSEQEIIIIRQLYQEQTKLLQSDQTAVSELTNQIQIPEGSTPREVATWIMIGRVLMNLDEFVTRG from the coding sequence ATGAACCACTTCTTCTATTCCATGTTCTGGCTGTTGAGCCTGAGTTCTCTGATACTCAATCCAGCTTTACTGTCTGCTGCAGAAGCGATTTCTGAGAAAGACAAAATTGATTTCCTGAAACAGATCAAACCTCTGTTTCAGGCCAAATGCTATTCCTGTCACGGTCGGGAAGTTCAGGAGGGTGGCTTTCGCCTGGATCTGAAAAGCCGCGCTTTGGAAGGTGGGGACAGCGGCAAGGCCATCACCCCCGGTGACAGCCACAAAAGCGAACTCTTTCACCGCATTTCCGGCACCGGGGATGGCGACCAGATGCCCCCGGAAGGTGAAGGAACTCCGCTGAGTAAAGATGAGTTGGCTCTGGTCAAACGCTGGATCGAACAGGGAGTCGACTGGCCCGAAGATGCCAATTCAAAAACAGGTCTGTCTGGCTCTGATCACTGGTCATTCCAACCCATCAAAAAAGTCTCTTTACCAGAGGTAAAGCAAAAGGACTGGGTGATAAATGGCATCGATACATTTATTCTACAGAAACTGGAACAGGAAAAAGTCAGTCCCTCTGAAGAAGCGGACCGTAGCACACTTATCCGCCGCGTCTATCTGGATTTGACAGGTCTTCCTCCCACGGTCGAAGAATGGCAGAAGTGGAATTCCGATCCCACCCCTGACTGGTATGAAAAACTGGTCGACCATCTTTTGGCCTCTCCGCATTATGGAGAACGCTGGGCCCGGCACTGGCTCGATCTGGCCCGGTACGCTGACAGCGATGGATACGAAAAAGATCGTAAAAGACCACACGCCTGGCGCTGGCGGACCTGGGTGATCAATGCCTTGAATCAGGACCTCCCCTTCGATCAGTTTTCCCAGCAACAGATTGCCGGTGACCTCCTGCCCGAGCCTTCTCTGTCTGAACTGGTCGCTACCGGATTCCATCGTAACACGCTGATCAACACGGAGGGAGGAACTGACCCGGAAGAAGATCGTGTCAAACGTACTGTTGACCGCACAAATACTCTGGGATCCATCTGGCTCGGACTTACAGTCGAATGTGCTCAATGTCACACTCATAAATATGACCCCATTACCCAGCGTGAATATTATCGCCTGTATTCATTTTTCAATTCATTGACAGAGCCTGATATCGGTGCACCTTTACCCGCCGAGCAGTCGAATTTTGAGAAAGCCAGTCAGGTTTATCAGATCGCTCATCAGCCTCTGGTACAGGCGATTCAGGATTATGAACAAAACCAGCTGGCTTCAGCTCTGAATCAATGGGAAAAACAGAATCCGGAAAAAAAACCGGTCTGGACAATTCTGAATCCGGAAACCGTACAAGCCAAACAGAACACCACTTTGAAGATCCTGCCAGATCGCAGCATACTGGCTGAAGGTGAAAACCCAGGTCGCGCAGAAATCTATACGATCACTTTTAAAACAGATCTACAGAACATAAAGGGGATTCGGCTCGAAGCACTCACCGATCCCAGTCTGCCCAGACAGGGACCGGGACGGAGTGCCACCGGTGATTTCGAATTGACGATGCTTACGATCAATACAGCTCCGTTGGAATCACCTGAGTCGACCAGTAAGGTTGTGTTACAGAAAGCACAGGCCAGTTTTGAAATGGATGGCTACAAAGTTGATCGTGTCATCAATAACAGTCCTCATACTGGCTGGTCAATTGCTCCCCAGGAGGGGAAAAAACAGATTGCCACATTTGAAGTAAAAAAACCATTTGGTTTTGAAAAAGGTACGCTGGTCACTGTTTCACTGCAGCAGTCCACCACGAAAAAAACATATCATAACCTGGGACGCTTTCGCATTTCACTTTCAACTGCAGACGCACCATTGCCTCTCACTGGAATGACCGACCTGGTAGTCGAGACACTCAATACACCGGTTGAACAGAGAACGGCAGAACAACGCCAGGAACTGCTGGATTATTTTCGCACCATTGATCCCCAGTTAATAAAACGGAAAGCGCAGGAACTTGCACATCGGAAAAAAGCCCCCCGCGATCCCGCAGAAACCACGAAGGCCCAGGTAGTCGATCATCTCAAAGTACCCCGCAAAACACACTTGCTGGTAAGAGGTGATTTCCTGAATCCTGCCGATGAAGTCAAAGCGAATACACCGGCGGTCCTGCCTCCCATTGGCACATCCAGCCCTGATCGTCTTGACCTGGCACGTTGGCTGTTTGATCCCCGACAGCCTTTAACAGCCAGGGTGACTGTCAATCGTATCTGGAGTCGTTATTTTGGCCGGGGAATCGTATTCACGGTCAACGATTTTGGTACCCAGGGCGAGCCCCCCTCACATCCGAAATTACTTGACTGGCTGGCCACTCAATTTCGCAAAAACGACTGGAGCCTGAAACAACTCCATAAACTGATTGTCACTTCCGCAACGTATCGCCAGTCTTCCACGAATCGACCGGAACTTGAGGAACGAGACCCTTATAACACCTGGTTGTCTCATCAGAACCGCCTGCGGGTGGAAGCGGAAATCATTCGCGACCAGGCTTTGACAGTCAGCGGATTACTAAAACACAAGGTGGGCGGCCCGAGTGTGAATCCCCCTCAACCCGAGGGAATCGCTAATCTGGGATATGCCAATTCGGTGAAATGGACGACCAGCAATGGGGATGACCGTTACCGTCGCGGGCTCTATACGTTCTTTCAACGTACAGTCCCTTATCCCATGCTGATGACATTTGACTCACCCGATTCTAATCTGAGTTGTACCCGCAGAGAGCGTTCCAATACGCCACTACAAGCGTTAACAATCTGGAATGACCCGGTCTTTTTTGAGTGTTCACAAAAGTTGGGCACACGCATTGTCGAGTCAACACAGATCAACAAACCCTCTCTGGATGACCGCATCCATCATGCATTTGAACTCTGCCTGGCACGACAGCCTTCGGAACAGGAAATTATAATTATCCGCCAACTCTATCAGGAACAGACAAAACTCCTGCAGTCAGATCAGACAGCAGTCAGCGAATTGACTAATCAAATCCAGATCCCTGAAGGTAGTACCCCGCGGGAAGTCGCCACCTGGATCATGATTGGACGGGTTTTAATGAATCTGGATGAGTTTGTGACCCGCGGATAA
- a CDS encoding DUF1501 domain-containing protein yields the protein MNAEPFNLNLARRRFLMNSSCSVASFALAAMLEKEGLVASENSLTNPLAPKDAHFPGTAKNCIFIFLAGGPSQIDLYDPKPKLQELNGQPLPKELTDKVRFAFINKETATLSGSPRKFTKSGECGTEFSDVLPNIATCADDIALIRSMYTEQFNHHPAQLMMNTGVGRFGRPSIGSWLTYGLGSQSNNLPGYVVLTAGRGASGGASLWSSGSLPSTYAGVLFRNQGEPVLNLNNPPGISSAMQKSGLEAIKRLNTEQLTETGDDEIASRIASYELAFQMQSSAPELIELSSETKETQEAYGVNRKGDSKTGKRGGGADAEGAFARNCLLARRLVERGVRFVNLYHASWDHHSGLDAGIKRNAGIVDQPVAALLKDLKQRGLLDSTLVVMAGEFGRTPLGENRTGSKAVTGRDHHPGAFSLWMAGGGVKGGQVIGKTTELGWSVEEDPVHINDFHATLLHLFGMNHLKLAQNFGGLDIRLTNVGGKIVEKLIA from the coding sequence ATGAACGCTGAACCATTCAATTTGAATCTGGCACGACGTCGCTTCCTGATGAACTCATCCTGCAGTGTGGCCAGTTTTGCGCTGGCTGCGATGTTGGAAAAAGAAGGTTTGGTTGCTTCGGAAAACAGCCTCACAAATCCACTGGCTCCCAAAGATGCCCATTTTCCCGGTACCGCTAAGAACTGTATTTTCATTTTTCTGGCAGGTGGCCCCAGCCAGATTGACCTCTACGATCCCAAACCAAAGTTACAGGAGTTAAACGGACAGCCACTCCCCAAAGAACTGACCGATAAGGTTCGATTTGCCTTTATCAACAAAGAGACTGCTACCCTGAGCGGCAGCCCCAGAAAGTTTACAAAATCAGGCGAATGCGGTACCGAGTTCTCAGATGTACTCCCGAATATTGCAACATGTGCAGACGACATCGCTTTAATCCGCTCTATGTATACCGAACAGTTTAACCACCATCCGGCACAGTTGATGATGAATACAGGGGTAGGACGCTTCGGAAGGCCGAGTATTGGCTCCTGGCTGACCTATGGACTGGGCAGTCAATCCAATAATCTGCCCGGGTATGTAGTACTGACAGCAGGCCGTGGGGCCAGTGGCGGCGCTTCACTCTGGTCCAGTGGATCTCTGCCTTCAACTTATGCAGGAGTACTGTTCCGAAATCAGGGTGAGCCGGTATTGAATTTGAACAATCCTCCCGGAATCAGTTCCGCCATGCAGAAATCCGGTTTGGAAGCCATCAAGAGGCTGAACACCGAACAGCTGACAGAGACAGGCGATGATGAAATTGCCAGCCGGATCGCCAGCTATGAACTTGCTTTTCAAATGCAGTCTTCGGCACCGGAGCTGATTGAATTATCCAGCGAGACCAAAGAGACGCAGGAAGCCTACGGGGTCAACCGAAAAGGAGACTCTAAAACCGGTAAGAGAGGCGGGGGAGCCGATGCGGAGGGTGCATTTGCACGGAACTGCCTGCTGGCACGACGACTTGTGGAACGCGGAGTGCGGTTTGTCAATCTTTACCATGCTTCCTGGGACCACCACAGTGGTCTGGATGCGGGGATAAAACGGAACGCAGGAATTGTAGACCAACCCGTGGCTGCGCTTCTGAAAGACCTCAAGCAGCGAGGGCTTCTCGATTCCACACTGGTTGTTATGGCTGGTGAATTCGGACGGACACCACTGGGAGAAAACCGAACGGGTTCGAAAGCGGTAACAGGCCGTGATCATCATCCAGGCGCCTTCAGTCTATGGATGGCGGGTGGAGGTGTCAAAGGTGGCCAGGTCATTGGCAAAACGACTGAATTGGGCTGGTCAGTGGAAGAAGATCCCGTTCACATCAATGACTTTCATGCCACGTTGCTACATCTGTTCGGAATGAATCACCTGAAGCTGGCACAGAATTTTGGTGGTCTGGATATTCGACTCACAAACGTCGGTGGAAAAATTGTTGAAAAACTGATTGCCTGA